Proteins encoded within one genomic window of Methanosarcina barkeri str. Wiesmoor:
- the cdhC gene encoding CO dehydrogenase/CO-methylating acetyl-CoA synthase complex subunit beta yields the protein MAEFPFEISPMFEGERVRKDGMFVELGGPKSMGLELVRAKDLDEIEDDKVTIVGPDLKEMEEGKTYPWAMIFNIGGELVEADLESVVERRVHDFVNYCQGIMHLNQRYDVWMRVSKDTAAKMDSFDSFGKAVMMLFKTELPFIEKMQVTFYTDEAEVEKQLEEAKEIFKIRDARTKDLHDEDVDVFYGCTLCQAFAPTNVCVVSPDRISLCGAINWFDGRAAAKVDPEGPQFAIEKGELINADTGEYSGVNEIAKKLSSGEYDKINLHSFFEYPHTSCGCFEVVGFYIPEVDGIGWVNREYQGMAPNGLGFSTMAGQTGGGKQVVGFLGIGVNYFYSPKFIQSDGGWNRVVWLPAMLKEKIAETIPEDIKDKIATENDATDIESLKAFLQEKNHPVVANWASEEEEEEEEEEEEEEAAVSAAPMMMPSAGFQMPAMASMPMMPAGKAGGIKITFKNAKISIDKMIVSEKKE from the coding sequence ATGGCAGAATTCCCATTTGAGATTTCCCCAATGTTTGAGGGAGAAAGAGTACGAAAGGATGGAATGTTTGTTGAACTCGGTGGTCCAAAGTCCATGGGTCTGGAACTTGTCCGTGCAAAAGATCTTGACGAGATCGAAGATGACAAGGTTACAATTGTTGGTCCTGATCTCAAAGAAATGGAAGAGGGTAAAACCTACCCCTGGGCAATGATTTTCAACATCGGTGGAGAACTTGTTGAAGCTGACCTTGAGTCTGTCGTTGAAAGGCGTGTCCACGACTTCGTTAACTACTGCCAGGGCATTATGCACCTGAACCAGAGGTACGATGTCTGGATGAGAGTTTCCAAGGATACAGCTGCAAAAATGGATTCCTTTGATTCCTTCGGCAAAGCTGTCATGATGCTTTTCAAGACCGAGCTTCCCTTTATTGAGAAGATGCAGGTTACCTTCTACACCGACGAGGCTGAAGTCGAAAAACAACTGGAAGAAGCAAAGGAAATCTTCAAGATAAGAGACGCCAGGACAAAGGACCTCCACGATGAGGATGTCGATGTCTTCTATGGATGTACTCTCTGTCAGGCTTTTGCTCCCACCAACGTCTGTGTTGTTTCTCCAGACAGAATCTCCCTCTGCGGTGCAATCAACTGGTTCGACGGCCGCGCAGCCGCAAAAGTAGACCCAGAAGGTCCGCAGTTCGCAATTGAAAAGGGTGAACTTATCAATGCCGATACCGGTGAATACTCCGGTGTCAATGAGATTGCCAAGAAACTTTCCAGTGGTGAATATGACAAGATCAACCTCCACTCCTTCTTCGAATACCCGCACACTTCTTGTGGCTGCTTTGAAGTAGTCGGATTCTATATCCCTGAGGTTGACGGTATCGGCTGGGTTAACAGAGAATACCAGGGAATGGCACCCAATGGTCTTGGCTTCTCAACAATGGCTGGTCAGACAGGTGGCGGAAAGCAGGTCGTAGGTTTCCTCGGTATTGGTGTCAACTACTTCTATTCTCCAAAGTTTATCCAGTCTGACGGTGGCTGGAACAGAGTTGTCTGGCTCCCTGCTATGCTCAAGGAGAAGATTGCCGAAACCATTCCTGAAGACATTAAAGACAAGATCGCAACTGAGAACGATGCAACTGATATCGAGTCTCTGAAGGCTTTCCTGCAGGAGAAGAACCACCCGGTCGTTGCTAACTGGGCATCTGAGGAAGAAGAGGAAGAAGAAGAGGAAGAGGAAGAAGAGGAAGCAGCTGTTTCAGCAGCTCCAATGATGATGCCATCTGCCGGCTTCCAGATGCCTGCAATGGCTTCCATGCCAATGATGCCTGCTGGTAAAGCTGGTGGAATAAAGATCACCTTCAAGAATGCAAAGATCTCCATTGACAAAATGATCGTCAGCGAGAAGAAGGAATAA
- a CDS encoding AAA family ATPase, giving the protein MTQVIAITGKGGTGKTAVAALLIRSLSKKGKFLLAVDADADTNLPETLGCENVKTIGDAKEYLQAEITKPKPDHPDMNKEAVLKSKIYEIIEEMPGYDLLVMGRPEGSGCYCYVNNLLRGIMDKLIINYDVVVIDAEAGLEHFSRKIIRDIDDLIVVTDASRRGFRTAERIHELVDELDSNIGRIHVIANKVTDANREKLVKLAEDLKLNMIGMIPLDPKIEEMDIKGIPLFQISDDSVAAVEIENIVKKLGF; this is encoded by the coding sequence GTGACACAAGTAATTGCAATAACGGGAAAAGGTGGGACTGGTAAAACAGCGGTAGCGGCTCTTTTGATCCGCTCCCTTTCCAAGAAAGGAAAGTTTCTACTGGCAGTTGATGCAGATGCAGACACTAACCTTCCTGAAACTCTTGGCTGTGAGAATGTAAAAACAATCGGAGATGCAAAGGAGTATTTACAGGCTGAGATAACCAAGCCAAAGCCTGACCATCCCGACATGAATAAAGAGGCGGTGCTTAAAAGCAAGATTTATGAGATCATCGAAGAAATGCCTGGTTATGACCTCCTGGTTATGGGCCGGCCCGAAGGGTCAGGTTGTTACTGTTATGTAAACAACCTTCTTCGGGGCATCATGGATAAACTGATCATTAATTATGATGTGGTTGTCATTGATGCAGAAGCTGGTCTTGAGCATTTCAGCCGGAAGATTATCCGAGACATAGATGACCTAATTGTCGTAACAGACGCTTCTCGAAGGGGATTCCGGACTGCAGAGAGAATTCATGAACTTGTGGATGAACTCGACTCAAACATTGGTAGAATTCACGTTATTGCAAACAAGGTTACAGATGCTAACCGCGAAAAGCTTGTCAAACTGGCAGAGGATCTTAAACTTAATATGATAGGTATGATCCCACTCGACCCAAAAATTGAGGAAATGGATATAAAAGGCATACCTCTCTTTCAAATCTCGGATGACTCGGTTGCTGCAGTAGAAATCGAAAATATCGTAAAAAAACTGGGATTCTAA